A single genomic interval of Antarcticibacterium arcticum harbors:
- a CDS encoding OmpA family protein: MKHLSRFLLASFFVLGFTAVQAQDENNPWAIEIGVNAVDLYPTGEDAPAGGMFEDYFNVSDHWNILPAMSRISVARYIGGGFVLEGAGSVNQISKFGDTQVDDLSYYSLDGTAKYSLRALLNNGWLDPHLGVGGGYTWLDNEGSATLNGAFGLSFWFSDNIALNVQSTYKHAFADDAFPHFQHAAGIKFMFGGKDTDGDGVYDRDDECPETPGLKEFNGCPDSDGDGIPDHLDACPDTAGLAEFDGCPDSDGDGIPDPQDECPTVAGTAAMNGCPDTDGDGVPDQKDECPEEAGPVENNGCPFEDRDGDGVLDKDDECPDTAGTVANNGCPEPTAEAISTLNEYSKTVLFDTNKSTIKPESEEALKAIHDIMHEYSNTVFHIEGHTDSVGSDAYNLNLSKERAASVRQWLVSNGIPANRLTSEGYGESRPISTNNTAAGRQDNRRVEISLDKDKEMRSTETDTTKTGNKQ, encoded by the coding sequence ATGAAACATCTTAGCAGATTTTTATTAGCTTCATTTTTTGTTCTGGGCTTTACGGCTGTACAGGCACAAGATGAAAACAACCCCTGGGCCATTGAAATTGGCGTGAACGCAGTTGACTTATACCCTACGGGAGAGGACGCTCCGGCAGGAGGTATGTTTGAGGACTATTTTAATGTATCTGATCACTGGAATATCCTTCCGGCTATGTCAAGAATTTCTGTAGCCAGATATATTGGTGGCGGTTTTGTATTGGAAGGTGCTGGTTCTGTAAACCAAATTTCAAAATTTGGTGATACTCAAGTGGATGATCTTTCTTATTATTCATTAGACGGTACTGCAAAATATAGCCTTAGAGCTTTATTGAACAATGGCTGGTTAGATCCGCACCTTGGAGTTGGTGGGGGTTATACCTGGTTAGACAATGAAGGTTCTGCAACTTTGAACGGAGCTTTTGGATTAAGCTTCTGGTTCTCAGACAATATTGCACTTAATGTGCAGTCAACCTACAAGCACGCTTTTGCTGATGATGCTTTTCCTCATTTTCAACACGCTGCCGGTATTAAATTCATGTTTGGTGGAAAAGATACTGATGGAGATGGTGTTTATGACAGAGATGATGAGTGTCCTGAGACTCCAGGTTTAAAAGAATTTAACGGATGTCCAGACTCAGATGGTGACGGTATTCCAGATCATTTAGATGCTTGTCCTGATACTGCAGGTTTAGCTGAATTTGACGGATGTCCTGATTCTGATGGTGATGGTATTCCAGATCCTCAGGATGAATGTCCTACTGTAGCCGGAACTGCCGCTATGAATGGATGTCCTGATACCGATGGTGATGGTGTGCCAGATCAAAAAGATGAGTGTCCTGAAGAAGCTGGTCCTGTTGAAAACAACGGATGTCCTTTTGAAGACCGTGATGGTGATGGTGTATTAGATAAAGACGATGAGTGTCCTGATACTGCCGGAACTGTTGCTAACAATGGTTGTCCAGAGCCAACTGCTGAAGCTATTTCTACTTTGAATGAATATTCTAAAACTGTATTGTTTGATACTAATAAGTCAACCATTAAGCCTGAGTCTGAAGAAGCTTTAAAAGCTATTCACGATATTATGCACGAATATTCTAATACAGTATTCCATATTGAAGGACATACTGATAGTGTAGGTAGCGATGCTTATAACCTGAACCTTTCTAAAGAACGTGCTGCATCTGTAAGACAGTGGTTAGTTTCTAACGGTATTCCTGCAAACAGATTAACTTCTGAAGGATATGGTGAATCAAGACCAATCTCTACAAACAACACTGCTGCTGGAAGACAAGATAACAGACGTGTTGAGATATCTTTGGATAAAGACAAAGAAATGAGAAGTACAGAAACTGATACTACCAAAACAGGTAACAAACAGTAA
- a CDS encoding PD-(D/E)XK nuclease family protein → MTSFLSSVIRDLKTQVPDLSALTFILPSKRAGSFLRMEISRQTENPVFSPSILSIEEFSEKISQLSTLDNTTTLFEFYSIYKETTPEDQIEDFENFTNWAQTLIHDFNEIDRYLIPADRIFSYLSEIQDINHWSLGPNKTDLVKNYLAFWKKLPEFYEILKTKLLQREIGYQGLVYKTAAEKIEEYARLHGKTYIFLGFNALNTAEQYMIQKMLEHGAKIYWDIDEVHFKDTHHDVSLFIREYAKNWPYYQTNTLNTISSNYNTAKNIEITGIAKSIGQAKYVAEILSKMTPAQMGSTALVLGDESLLMPVLTSLPENVPALNITMGYPLKFSQFSSLFDMLFQIFKTGETTFYYKDVISILSNSVIQKVTNNRSNSIILQIKEKNLLYLTHRQIAELFGDDSSSLIALLFPKEALDPPGTIIILKDLVTHLKSHFTPEKDPLNLEFLYHYHELINKLEQLVQEYPHIKSIASLYTFYKEINSTQAVDFQGKPFQGLQLMGMLESRVLDFETVILTSVDEGTLPAGKSNNSFIPYELKKSFGLPTYKEKDAVYTYHFYHLLQRAKNIYLLHNTDNESQMGGEKSRFLLQLEIEKQPHHNLTFKMVTPGVPPVTEELEEVEKTPEILNKIKHLAERGFSPSALTTYIRNPLDFYKQYILGIRDKDEVEETVAYNTLGTVVHDSLETFYSPLENQVLKQEHIADFKARVTGEVKLQFEKTYSKAPLSRGKNLLIFEVAKRYINNFLKMESREMENGNLIEIKQIETNLKIPLAISQLDFPVAIRGKVDRVDVVNGTLRIIDYKTGKVEQSQLEIIDWEELTTDYNKYAKPFQVLMYALMLLEDSPSKYPVEAGVISFKNLKSGFLKFGKKEQPRDKNKQCLVDEEILENFKVQLKNLIIEICDPKIPFLEKEIKTSYGNF, encoded by the coding sequence ATGACATCTTTTCTCTCCTCGGTTATCAGGGATCTTAAAACACAAGTTCCAGACCTTTCAGCTCTTACTTTTATCCTGCCCAGCAAAAGAGCTGGATCATTTTTAAGGATGGAAATCTCGCGCCAAACTGAAAACCCGGTTTTTTCCCCCTCAATTCTTAGTATTGAGGAATTTTCAGAAAAGATCTCTCAGTTATCAACCCTGGATAACACTACCACCCTTTTTGAATTCTATTCCATCTACAAGGAAACTACACCGGAGGATCAAATTGAGGACTTTGAGAATTTTACCAATTGGGCACAAACCCTTATTCATGATTTCAATGAAATAGACCGTTACCTAATCCCCGCCGATAGAATCTTCAGCTATCTTTCAGAAATACAGGATATCAACCACTGGTCGCTTGGTCCCAATAAAACAGATCTTGTAAAAAATTATCTCGCCTTCTGGAAGAAATTACCGGAATTTTACGAGATCTTAAAGACAAAACTTCTCCAAAGAGAAATTGGGTACCAGGGTTTGGTTTATAAAACCGCTGCAGAAAAAATAGAGGAATACGCCAGGTTGCACGGGAAGACATATATTTTCCTGGGTTTTAATGCCCTTAATACGGCCGAACAGTATATGATCCAGAAAATGCTGGAACATGGCGCAAAGATCTACTGGGATATAGATGAGGTTCATTTTAAGGATACACATCATGATGTATCGCTGTTTATAAGAGAATATGCGAAAAACTGGCCTTATTATCAAACCAACACGCTAAATACTATTTCATCCAATTACAACACGGCTAAAAACATTGAAATAACCGGAATTGCTAAAAGTATTGGACAAGCAAAATATGTGGCAGAGATACTTTCAAAGATGACCCCGGCACAAATGGGATCTACCGCACTGGTACTGGGGGATGAATCCCTGTTAATGCCTGTTTTAACCTCATTACCGGAAAATGTTCCTGCCCTTAATATCACTATGGGTTATCCGCTTAAATTCAGCCAGTTTTCATCGCTGTTTGATATGTTGTTTCAAATTTTCAAAACAGGGGAAACAACATTTTACTATAAGGATGTAATAAGTATTTTAAGCAATTCTGTAATCCAGAAGGTAACTAATAACCGTTCCAACAGCATAATTCTCCAGATAAAGGAAAAGAATCTCCTGTATCTCACCCACAGGCAAATAGCAGAACTTTTCGGGGATGATTCCTCTTCCCTTATAGCGCTTTTATTCCCAAAGGAAGCGTTGGATCCCCCGGGGACTATTATAATCCTTAAGGATTTGGTAACCCACCTCAAATCTCACTTTACTCCGGAAAAGGATCCTTTAAACCTGGAATTTTTATACCATTATCACGAGCTTATAAATAAGCTGGAACAACTGGTACAGGAATATCCTCACATTAAATCAATAGCATCGCTTTACACTTTTTACAAAGAAATTAATAGCACCCAGGCAGTGGATTTCCAGGGAAAACCATTCCAGGGATTACAGCTTATGGGGATGCTTGAATCACGGGTGCTTGATTTTGAAACGGTTATTCTTACCTCTGTAGATGAAGGAACACTCCCGGCCGGAAAAAGCAACAATTCTTTTATTCCTTATGAACTAAAAAAATCTTTTGGGCTACCTACGTACAAAGAAAAAGATGCTGTGTACACATATCATTTTTATCACTTGTTACAAAGAGCTAAAAATATTTACCTTCTTCATAATACAGATAATGAAAGCCAGATGGGTGGGGAAAAAAGTAGATTCCTACTTCAGCTTGAAATAGAGAAGCAACCTCATCACAATCTAACCTTTAAAATGGTCACTCCCGGAGTTCCTCCTGTCACGGAAGAGCTGGAGGAAGTTGAGAAAACCCCCGAAATTCTCAATAAGATTAAACACCTGGCAGAACGAGGCTTTTCACCTTCGGCTCTTACCACCTATATCAGAAACCCACTTGATTTTTACAAACAGTATATTTTAGGCATAAGGGACAAGGATGAAGTAGAAGAAACCGTTGCGTATAACACTCTTGGAACAGTGGTGCATGACAGCCTGGAAACATTCTATTCGCCTCTGGAAAACCAGGTCCTGAAACAGGAACACATTGCAGATTTTAAGGCCAGAGTGACGGGGGAAGTCAAACTTCAGTTTGAAAAAACATATAGCAAAGCACCCTTGTCCCGGGGTAAGAATCTTTTAATATTTGAAGTAGCAAAACGCTATATCAACAATTTCCTGAAAATGGAAAGCAGGGAAATGGAAAATGGGAATTTAATTGAAATAAAGCAAATTGAAACCAACTTAAAGATCCCGCTGGCAATCTCCCAACTGGATTTTCCGGTAGCTATAAGGGGGAAAGTAGACAGGGTAGATGTGGTAAATGGAACCTTGAGGATAATTGATTATAAAACCGGAAAGGTTGAACAATCCCAACTGGAGATCATAGACTGGGAGGAGCTTACTACCGATTATAATAAATACGCAAAACCATTCCAGGTGTTAATGTATGCTCTCATGCTGCTGGAGGATTCGCCTTCAAAATATCCTGTGGAAGCGGGGGTCATCTCTTTTAAAAATTTAAAATCGGGCTTTTTAAAATTTGGAAAAAAAGAACAACCAAGAGATAAGAACAAACAATGTCTTGTAGATGAGGAGATCCTTGAAAACTTTAAAGTACAGTTAAAAAACCTCATCATTGAGATTTGTGACCCCAAAATTCCGTTTCTTGAAAAAGAAATTAAAACAAGCTATGGAAATTTTTAA
- a CDS encoding alpha/beta hydrolase family protein, giving the protein MKKKLKQAMEIFKRKNIEVKGKHDKPILTDVIFRENNKLKPVVIFCHGYKGFKDWGAWEKMAEQFAGEDFFFVKFNFSHNGTTPQDPTNFMDIMAFGENNYSKELDDLQQLIDWLLHPDFEYGQHLDPSNINLIGHSRGGGIAAIKASEELRITKLITFSSVSDFGNRFPGEKEIDKWKEKGVSYITNARTGQQLPHHFQFYTNFKENEERLTISRAVKELKIPHLIVHGSNDTSVPISDSGELFEWSPFPDLLLVESADHVYGTCHPWEEDKLPIEFQYVLDHTLKFLKEDKEALLKKTASTDSSNF; this is encoded by the coding sequence TTGAAAAAGAAATTAAAACAAGCTATGGAAATTTTTAAAAGGAAAAATATAGAAGTTAAAGGAAAGCACGATAAGCCAATTTTGACAGATGTAATATTCAGGGAAAACAACAAACTAAAGCCCGTGGTAATATTTTGCCACGGCTACAAAGGGTTTAAGGATTGGGGCGCCTGGGAGAAAATGGCGGAGCAATTTGCAGGGGAAGATTTCTTTTTTGTAAAATTTAATTTCTCACACAATGGTACCACACCCCAGGATCCCACAAATTTTATGGACATCATGGCATTTGGAGAAAATAATTACTCCAAAGAACTGGATGATCTTCAACAGCTAATAGATTGGTTGCTTCATCCCGATTTTGAATATGGGCAGCACCTGGACCCCTCAAACATTAATCTAATAGGCCATTCCCGCGGGGGTGGGATCGCGGCAATAAAGGCTTCAGAAGAGCTTCGTATTACCAAGCTTATAACTTTTTCCTCGGTTAGTGATTTCGGTAATAGGTTTCCTGGCGAAAAGGAAATTGATAAATGGAAAGAAAAGGGAGTGAGTTATATAACTAATGCCCGCACCGGGCAGCAACTTCCGCATCATTTTCAATTTTACACCAATTTTAAGGAAAACGAGGAAAGGCTCACAATATCAAGAGCGGTTAAAGAATTGAAGATCCCACATTTGATTGTACATGGGAGCAATGACACCAGTGTTCCTATAAGTGATTCAGGCGAATTATTTGAATGGAGTCCTTTCCCAGATCTATTGTTGGTTGAAAGTGCAGATCATGTTTATGGCACTTGTCATCCCTGGGAAGAGGATAAATTACCCATAGAATTTCAATATGTTCTGGACCATACTTTGAAATTCTTAAAAGAAGATAAAGAGGCGCTTCTTAAAAAAACTGCTTCGACAGATTCCTCAAATTTTTAA
- a CDS encoding GNAT family N-acetyltransferase produces MEIRLAKKEDLNTIKLLTEDCALAMQEKGIYQWNEHYPSREKLAADIDKKELYVLEDTSEILGIIVLTAEMDEEYIPIEWLTENGNNLYIHRLATSPSKWGSGLGRKLMDFAEEFARQHHFDSVRLDTFSQNKRNHTFYESRGYKRLGDIFFPKQSDYPFHCYELVL; encoded by the coding sequence ATGGAAATAAGGCTTGCTAAGAAGGAAGATCTCAACACTATTAAGTTATTAACGGAAGATTGCGCCCTTGCCATGCAGGAGAAAGGCATCTATCAATGGAATGAGCATTACCCATCCCGGGAAAAACTAGCCGCCGACATTGACAAAAAGGAACTTTATGTCCTGGAAGATACTTCAGAAATTTTAGGCATTATCGTACTTACAGCTGAAATGGACGAGGAATATATTCCTATAGAATGGCTTACTGAAAACGGCAATAACCTTTATATTCACAGGCTTGCAACATCTCCCTCCAAATGGGGAAGCGGGTTGGGCCGGAAATTGATGGATTTTGCTGAAGAATTTGCCCGTCAACACCATTTTGATTCAGTAAGACTGGATACTTTCAGCCAGAATAAAAGAAATCATACTTTCTATGAAAGCCGGGGTTATAAACGCCTGGGCGACATCTTTTTTCCCAAACAAAGCGACTATCCTTTCCATTGTTATGAACTGGTGTTGTAA
- a CDS encoding M14 family metallopeptidase, translating to MMNLKNIKTTAILGILSFLMNVNLVQGQEKFFRAIGTPHKPDVQVSWNRYYTYEGLVDIMQKIAKAHPNLARLESIGKSYEGRDIYLLTISDFKTGDPDKKPAMYIDGNIHSNEIQGAEFSLYTAWYLTEMFGELDFVKELLADKTFYINPTINPDARNNFMNEPNTPHSPRSGMLVLDNDGDGKAGEDGFDDLNGDNHITMMIRKSPTGRYIKDPMDPRKLIRVADEEKGEYEMLGYEGKDTDGDGEVNEDGIGYYDPNRDWGWKWQPDYIQRGAYKYPFSLPENRAVMEFVMKHPNIAGAQSYHNSGGMILRGPGAEEDKETYNAEDVKIYDAIGKKGEELIPGYRYLVVYKDLYSVFGGELDWFYGGRGIYTYTNELMVSYLYFNKNAGRGNQDEEMNVDKYLTFGDAFVPWEDFEHPQYGKIEVGGFKKNFGRAHPGFLLEQDAHRNMAFTIYHAFHTPKLTITDVKEENIGGGLKQITATVYNERLMPTHSSQDLKYNIERPDYITISGARVVTGMLVNDEDFNKVEEQKHNPEKIQVKNIPGMESVKVRWIVSGNGKYRINVDSVKGGTAEWRGEKS from the coding sequence ATGATGAATTTGAAAAATATAAAAACAACAGCGATTCTGGGAATTCTAAGTTTTTTAATGAATGTGAACCTGGTGCAGGGGCAGGAAAAATTCTTCCGTGCTATTGGAACCCCTCATAAACCCGACGTACAGGTAAGCTGGAACAGGTATTACACTTATGAAGGTTTGGTAGATATCATGCAAAAGATCGCTAAAGCACATCCCAATCTTGCAAGATTGGAGAGCATTGGGAAATCTTATGAGGGCAGGGATATTTATTTACTTACCATTTCAGATTTTAAAACAGGAGATCCCGATAAAAAACCCGCCATGTATATCGATGGGAATATTCACTCTAATGAAATACAGGGGGCTGAATTTTCCCTTTATACTGCGTGGTATTTAACAGAAATGTTCGGGGAATTGGATTTTGTAAAGGAGCTGCTGGCAGATAAAACCTTTTATATCAACCCCACCATTAATCCCGATGCCAGGAATAACTTCATGAATGAACCCAATACGCCGCATTCCCCGCGTTCAGGGATGTTGGTGTTGGATAATGACGGGGATGGAAAGGCAGGCGAGGACGGGTTTGATGATCTTAACGGGGATAACCACATTACCATGATGATTCGCAAATCACCCACCGGAAGGTATATAAAAGACCCAATGGACCCAAGAAAACTTATAAGGGTTGCCGATGAGGAAAAAGGGGAATATGAAATGCTGGGCTATGAAGGTAAGGATACCGACGGGGATGGAGAGGTCAATGAGGACGGAATTGGATATTACGATCCCAACCGTGACTGGGGATGGAAATGGCAACCCGATTACATCCAGCGTGGGGCGTATAAATATCCCTTCAGCCTTCCGGAAAACAGGGCGGTGATGGAATTTGTGATGAAACACCCCAATATAGCCGGAGCTCAAAGTTACCACAACTCCGGCGGAATGATACTTCGCGGGCCTGGGGCAGAGGAGGACAAGGAAACCTATAATGCAGAAGATGTGAAGATATACGATGCAATAGGTAAAAAAGGGGAAGAGCTAATTCCCGGCTATCGATATCTGGTGGTATATAAAGATCTTTATTCGGTTTTTGGTGGAGAATTGGACTGGTTTTACGGTGGGAGAGGTATCTATACGTATACCAATGAACTTATGGTTTCTTACCTTTATTTTAACAAAAATGCAGGTCGTGGAAATCAGGATGAAGAAATGAACGTAGACAAATATCTTACTTTTGGTGATGCTTTTGTGCCGTGGGAAGATTTTGAGCATCCGCAATATGGTAAGATTGAGGTAGGCGGTTTTAAAAAGAACTTCGGAAGGGCGCATCCCGGCTTCCTACTTGAGCAGGATGCCCACAGGAATATGGCATTTACCATTTATCATGCATTTCACACTCCTAAATTAACTATAACCGATGTTAAGGAAGAAAATATTGGGGGAGGCCTGAAACAGATCACCGCTACAGTTTACAATGAGCGGCTTATGCCAACCCATTCAAGCCAGGATTTAAAGTACAATATTGAGAGACCAGATTATATAACAATTTCGGGAGCCAGGGTAGTTACAGGAATGCTTGTGAATGATGAAGATTTCAATAAGGTGGAGGAGCAAAAACACAATCCGGAAAAGATCCAGGTAAAAAATATCCCCGGAATGGAATCGGTGAAAGTACGATGGATTGTTTCCGGAAACGGAAAGTATAGAATTAACGTAGACTCTGTTAAAGGAGGCACCGCAGAGTGGAGAGGGGAAAAGAGTTAG
- a CDS encoding M14 family metallopeptidase: MKNNLICLMATVLLGIFPAAAQEDYPTNREVTQRLQQMASSKDARLVSLTKTEGGLDIWALQIGRGDLENKPAIAITGGVEGYHVLSVELALQVAQRILRDHQDLLETNTFYVFPNMSPDAYSQYHSNLKYQRRGNAVIVDQDRDGAKREDGYEDLNKDGFITDMRIESALGKYISHKDHPQVLVPAEGNTGGEKRFLKYSEGIDNDKDGNFNEDPEEGIAFNKTLTYQFPAFEAYAGDYPVSQKETRALLDYLFERWNIFAFVTFAPENNLSAPLKYDKSGAEKRVITSMLEKDVALNKMVSDIYKETVPLKAYNQDNKGKGGDFFQWAYFHFGRLSYSTPGWWVPEMKATEDTTKTKNGKVTPETNFIAWAEKEGVNNVFINWTPVDHPDFPNQKVEVGGIKPFAMTNPPFRMVDSIAKNHTDFVVKLAKMKPSIEFHNVKTEKLSSGLTRITLDVFNNSPLPTHSEIGERSRWLQKLQITVNMDKKDIIAGNTIKLSKKFGAYEKETISWIVRGGGNATIKAGAPHTGYATMTVKL; the protein is encoded by the coding sequence ATGAAGAACAATTTAATATGCCTGATGGCAACAGTTTTGTTAGGAATATTTCCCGCTGCTGCCCAGGAAGATTACCCAACCAATCGCGAAGTTACACAACGGCTACAGCAAATGGCCTCATCAAAAGATGCCCGGCTGGTATCATTAACAAAAACGGAAGGAGGGCTGGACATCTGGGCCCTGCAAATAGGAAGAGGGGACCTGGAAAATAAACCTGCTATTGCCATTACCGGGGGTGTAGAAGGATATCATGTGCTTAGTGTAGAACTTGCGCTTCAGGTTGCACAACGAATACTTCGGGACCATCAGGATCTTTTGGAAACAAATACCTTTTATGTGTTCCCCAATATGTCGCCCGATGCCTACTCACAATACCACAGCAACCTAAAATACCAAAGGCGTGGGAATGCAGTTATTGTAGATCAGGATAGGGATGGGGCAAAACGTGAAGATGGATATGAAGACCTGAACAAAGATGGATTTATTACAGATATGCGCATTGAAAGTGCGCTCGGGAAATATATTTCTCATAAAGATCATCCCCAGGTTTTAGTCCCTGCTGAAGGGAATACCGGAGGAGAGAAACGATTTTTAAAATATTCTGAAGGGATTGACAATGATAAAGACGGGAATTTTAACGAGGATCCTGAAGAAGGGATTGCTTTTAACAAGACCCTTACTTATCAATTCCCTGCATTTGAAGCCTACGCCGGGGATTATCCTGTCTCTCAAAAAGAAACAAGGGCCTTACTGGATTATTTGTTTGAACGTTGGAATATATTCGCCTTTGTAACTTTTGCTCCTGAAAATAATCTTTCAGCACCACTAAAATATGACAAAAGCGGGGCAGAGAAACGGGTAATTACCTCTATGCTGGAAAAAGATGTTGCACTCAACAAGATGGTTTCAGATATTTATAAGGAAACTGTGCCTCTAAAGGCCTACAACCAGGATAACAAGGGGAAAGGCGGAGATTTCTTTCAATGGGCATATTTTCATTTCGGTCGGCTTAGTTATAGTACCCCGGGATGGTGGGTTCCTGAGATGAAAGCCACAGAGGACACAACCAAAACCAAAAATGGTAAAGTAACTCCTGAAACTAACTTTATTGCCTGGGCAGAAAAGGAAGGGGTTAATAACGTTTTTATAAACTGGACTCCTGTTGATCATCCCGATTTTCCCAACCAAAAAGTTGAAGTTGGCGGAATTAAACCTTTTGCAATGACCAATCCGCCATTTAGAATGGTTGACAGCATTGCAAAAAACCATACAGATTTTGTGGTAAAACTGGCCAAAATGAAACCGTCCATAGAATTTCATAATGTAAAAACTGAAAAACTTAGTAGTGGTCTAACCCGCATTACACTTGATGTTTTTAATAATTCCCCGTTGCCAACCCATTCAGAAATAGGGGAAAGATCCAGATGGCTGCAAAAGCTGCAAATCACCGTTAACATGGATAAAAAAGACATTATCGCAGGAAATACAATTAAGCTTTCAAAAAAATTTGGAGCTTATGAAAAAGAGACAATTTCCTGGATAGTACGCGGGGGAGGAAATGCTACCATAAAGGCCGGCGCACCGCATACAGGTTATGCAACAATGACCGTAAAACTTTAA
- a CDS encoding MATE family efflux transporter, with the protein MSTAVSFRNINRLAIPAIIAGIAEPLISLTDIAIIGNVEENPIEALAAAGIVGSFLSAIIWIVAQTKTAISAIVSQHLGATRLHAVKTLIPQAIYFNLVFSLVIYATTAFFAEAIFSAYNAEGLILEYSKDYYQIRALGYPLTLVTFAIFGVFRGLQNTLWAMKCSISGALVNVILDYMLVYGIEGWIPAMHLKGAAYASLAAQVVMLLMALWFFFKKTPFHLKLSFNINPQLKGLLLMAANLFVRTAALNFAIYLANAYATDYGRNYIAAQSILMNIWLFFAFFIDGYANAGNAIGGRLLGARDYKNLWTLSKKISLYSVIIAFILMAVCAVFYNEIGLIFNKENSVLVLFSSAFWIVLLMQPVNAIAFIFDGIFKGLGEAKFLRNLLLAATFLGFTPVLLIGDYYELKLYAIWIAFFVWMLIRSSALVIYFRRKYLKKEV; encoded by the coding sequence TTGAGTACAGCCGTAAGTTTCCGGAATATAAACCGTCTTGCAATTCCTGCTATTATTGCAGGCATTGCAGAGCCTCTAATTTCCCTTACCGATATTGCCATTATTGGAAATGTAGAAGAAAATCCCATTGAAGCGCTTGCTGCCGCCGGTATAGTAGGGTCATTTCTTTCGGCAATTATCTGGATCGTTGCGCAAACCAAAACAGCAATTTCTGCCATTGTATCTCAGCATTTAGGAGCAACCCGGTTGCACGCGGTAAAAACACTAATTCCCCAGGCTATTTATTTCAACTTGGTATTTAGCCTTGTGATCTATGCTACCACTGCCTTTTTTGCTGAAGCGATCTTCAGCGCTTACAATGCTGAAGGTTTGATCCTGGAATATTCCAAAGATTACTACCAGATACGAGCCCTGGGCTACCCCCTCACATTAGTAACATTTGCCATTTTTGGTGTTTTTCGCGGTTTGCAAAACACGCTTTGGGCAATGAAGTGTAGCATTAGCGGTGCCCTGGTAAATGTAATTCTCGATTATATGCTGGTGTACGGTATTGAGGGCTGGATCCCGGCGATGCATTTAAAAGGTGCAGCCTACGCCAGTCTTGCGGCACAGGTGGTTATGTTACTTATGGCGTTATGGTTCTTTTTCAAAAAAACACCCTTTCATTTAAAGCTTAGTTTCAATATAAATCCGCAATTGAAGGGATTACTTCTTATGGCCGCAAATTTATTTGTGCGTACCGCTGCCCTTAATTTTGCCATCTATCTGGCCAATGCTTATGCTACAGATTATGGAAGGAACTACATCGCGGCACAAAGCATTCTTATGAATATCTGGCTGTTCTTTGCCTTCTTTATAGATGGTTATGCAAATGCCGGAAATGCCATTGGCGGAAGATTGCTTGGTGCCAGGGATTATAAAAACCTTTGGACGCTTAGTAAAAAAATAAGCTTGTATTCTGTAATAATTGCTTTTATCCTTATGGCTGTGTGCGCGGTGTTTTATAATGAGATAGGTTTGATCTTCAATAAAGAAAACAGTGTCCTGGTTTTGTTCTCATCTGCTTTTTGGATTGTGTTGCTTATGCAACCCGTCAACGCTATCGCATTTATATTTGACGGCATATTCAAAGGGCTGGGGGAAGCTAAATTCCTGCGCAACCTACTGCTGGCTGCAACTTTTCTTGGTTTTACGCCGGTGCTTTTAATAGGAGATTATTACGAACTAAAACTATATGCGATCTGGATCGCCTTTTTTGTGTGGATGCTTATACGTAGTAGTGCCCTGGTGATTTATTTCCGACGGAAATATTTAAAAAAGGAAGTTTAG